In Roseomonas fluvialis, one genomic interval encodes:
- the kdpA gene encoding potassium-transporting ATPase subunit KdpA — protein MTLIGWAQIALVLGCTLLLAVPVGLWLARLAQGRLGVLAGLDAVVLRAAGVDASRGQGWQAYLLAMLAFNAAGFAVLYAMLRLQGVLPLNPQGLGGIPPYLAFNTAISFVTNTNWQAYSGEVAMSHLSQMTGLAVQNFLSAATGIALAFAVMRAFAVGRVAQLGNFWADLTRVTLWLLLPGSILAAFAFIAMGVPQTLQASAAATTLAGGEQTIALGPVGFQLAIKHLGTNGGGFFGVNSLHPFEGPSALATSLQIILQTVIPFGLCLAFGRIVGDLRQGRALLAVMVGFVLVATLAIYAAEAAGNPLHIAAGLAPAQGNMEGKDLRFGIALAALFTATTTGASCGAVNAMIDSFTPLGGLVPMFLIQLGEVLPGGVGSGLYGMLVFALLAVFVAGLMVGRTPEYLGKKVQAREVKLAMLAVLVLPAVILGLAGLSLVLEVGTASLQDAGPHGLSEMLYAYTSAAGNNGSAFGGLTADTPWLNTTLGLAMLAGRFGFVIPVLAIAGSLAAKPRAPDGPGTLPTHGPLFIGLLAGVILILGGLQYLPALALGPIAEHVAMLAGQTF, from the coding sequence ATGACTCTCATCGGTTGGGCGCAGATCGCGCTCGTGCTCGGCTGTACGCTGCTGCTCGCGGTACCGGTCGGCCTATGGCTGGCGCGGCTGGCGCAGGGCCGGCTTGGTGTGCTCGCGGGTCTCGACGCTGTCGTGCTGCGCGCAGCCGGCGTGGATGCGTCGCGCGGCCAAGGCTGGCAGGCCTACCTGCTGGCGATGCTCGCCTTCAACGCGGCGGGCTTCGCAGTGCTCTACGCCATGCTGCGTCTGCAGGGCGTGCTGCCGCTGAACCCGCAGGGCCTTGGCGGCATCCCGCCCTATCTCGCCTTCAACACCGCCATCTCCTTCGTGACAAACACGAATTGGCAGGCCTATTCCGGCGAGGTGGCGATGTCGCATCTCAGCCAGATGACGGGCCTGGCGGTGCAGAACTTCCTCTCCGCCGCCACAGGCATCGCGCTCGCCTTCGCCGTCATGCGCGCCTTCGCCGTTGGCCGCGTGGCGCAGCTCGGTAATTTCTGGGCGGACCTCACGCGCGTCACGCTGTGGCTGCTGCTGCCGGGTTCGATCCTGGCCGCCTTCGCCTTCATCGCCATGGGCGTGCCGCAGACGCTGCAGGCCAGCGCCGCCGCCACCACCCTGGCGGGCGGCGAGCAGACCATCGCACTCGGGCCCGTCGGCTTCCAGCTCGCCATCAAGCACCTGGGCACGAATGGCGGCGGCTTCTTCGGGGTGAACTCGCTGCACCCCTTCGAGGGGCCGAGCGCGCTTGCCACCAGCCTGCAGATCATCCTGCAGACGGTGATTCCCTTCGGCCTGTGCCTGGCCTTCGGCCGCATCGTCGGCGATCTGCGGCAGGGGCGCGCGCTGCTCGCCGTGATGGTCGGCTTCGTGTTGGTCGCGACGCTGGCGATCTACGCCGCCGAGGCAGCCGGCAACCCACTGCACATTGCGGCCGGCCTGGCACCCGCGCAGGGCAACATGGAAGGCAAGGATTTGCGCTTCGGCATCGCCCTCGCCGCACTATTTACCGCCACCACCACGGGGGCGAGCTGCGGTGCGGTCAATGCCATGATCGACAGCTTCACGCCGCTGGGCGGCCTGGTACCGATGTTCCTGATCCAGCTGGGCGAGGTCCTGCCCGGCGGCGTGGGATCCGGGCTCTATGGCATGCTGGTCTTCGCGCTGCTGGCGGTCTTCGTGGCCGGGCTCATGGTCGGCCGTACACCCGAATACCTTGGCAAGAAGGTTCAGGCGCGCGAGGTGAAGCTCGCCATGCTCGCCGTCCTCGTGCTGCCGGCGGTTATCCTGGGACTGGCCGGTCTTTCGCTGGTGCTCGAGGTCGGCACCGCCTCGCTTCAGGATGCCGGGCCGCATGGGCTATCCGAGATGCTCTACGCCTATACCTCGGCGGCGGGGAACAACGGCTCGGCCTTCGGTGGCCTCACTGCCGATACGCCCTGGCTCAACACGACGCTGGGCCTCGCGATGCTGGCCGGGCGCTTTGGCTTCGTCATCCCGGTACTGGCCATCGCCGGCAGCTTGGCTGCCAAGCCGCGCGCGCCTGACGGGCCCGGCACGCTGCCGACCCATGGGCCGCTCTTCATCGGCCTGCTGGCCGGTGTGATCCTGATCCTCGGCGGGCTGCAATACCTGCCGGCCCTCGCTCTCGGCCCGATCGCGGAGCATGTCGCGATGCTCGCCGGCCAGACCTTCTGA
- a CDS encoding SDR family NAD(P)-dependent oxidoreductase, producing MAELAGMMADAGAHRRSVCVTGGARGLGAAIVRGFACQGAHVHVCDILRLEGENLVGALQAEGLRASFHLLDVAQESDWQALASVLERGPGRLDVLVNNAGLIIRKSLAATTRAEWDRAMAVNVTGAFLGMKHCRALLARSPPSAVVNISSTAGLIAHADPSYTTSKWALRGLTKSAALEFAAEGIRVNSIHLATIATPLTDAAPDGHLEANRHAIPIGREASAEEIAAIVLFLASEAASFMTGSEVTADGGLTTGGVAHMRSHYQKMFAESGKA from the coding sequence ATGGCTGAACTGGCGGGCATGATGGCCGATGCCGGGGCGCATCGGCGCAGTGTTTGCGTCACCGGTGGCGCACGCGGCCTGGGTGCCGCCATCGTCCGCGGCTTCGCGTGCCAGGGTGCCCATGTGCATGTCTGCGACATCCTGCGGCTGGAGGGCGAGAATCTCGTCGGAGCACTGCAGGCGGAGGGCCTTCGCGCATCCTTCCACCTGCTCGACGTCGCGCAGGAGAGCGACTGGCAGGCACTGGCCAGCGTCCTCGAGCGCGGGCCGGGGCGGCTCGATGTGCTGGTCAATAATGCGGGGTTGATCATCCGAAAGTCACTCGCCGCGACGACGCGCGCTGAATGGGACCGCGCCATGGCCGTGAACGTGACCGGGGCGTTCCTCGGCATGAAGCACTGCCGCGCGCTACTCGCACGCTCGCCGCCCTCGGCGGTCGTCAACATTTCCTCGACCGCCGGTCTGATCGCGCATGCCGACCCGTCCTACACGACCAGCAAATGGGCGCTGCGCGGCCTGACGAAATCCGCGGCGCTGGAGTTTGCGGCCGAGGGTATCCGGGTCAACTCCATCCATCTCGCGACGATCGCCACACCACTGACGGATGCCGCGCCGGACGGCCATCTCGAAGCCAATCGGCATGCGATCCCGATCGGCCGCGAGGCGAGCGCGGAGGAGATCGCCGCCATCGTGCTGTTCCTGGCCTCCGAGGCGGCGTCGTTCATGACGGGTAGCGAGGTCACGGCGGATGGCGGGCTCACGACCGGCGGCGTGGCCCACATGCGGTCGCACTACCAGAAGATGTTTGCCGAGAGCGGGAAGGCCTGA
- a CDS encoding Bug family tripartite tricarboxylate transporter substrate binding protein translates to MNRRHLLATAASGVAALAAPAVQAQDVWPRGRPIRVICPWPPGAANDALARLTAQRLQEKLGATAVVENRTGGAGLIGTNAVLQAAPDGFTLLASAFNTAVMPLVLRGATFDPQRDLEVMARTAAAPLVMVMSGQRPQRTLAEVIEAAKARPRDWNFALSSLGSAGHLATIEFLRRSGVQIDMVTYRGTQPALTDLMGGNAQLLIDPSFALLPATGDGRVRALGIATAARSGLAPSVPTMAEAGLPGFEFQSWYGVWAPKGTSADINERVNALMQETMREPGIVDRLKSQILEPVTESIEQTRSFIAAEINRATELLRSVNYQPE, encoded by the coding sequence ATGAACCGACGTCATCTTCTCGCCACGGCCGCCAGCGGCGTCGCAGCGCTGGCCGCGCCCGCCGTCCAGGCCCAGGATGTATGGCCGCGCGGTCGGCCGATCCGCGTCATCTGCCCCTGGCCACCCGGCGCGGCGAACGACGCGCTCGCACGACTGACGGCGCAGCGCCTGCAGGAAAAGCTGGGCGCCACCGCGGTGGTCGAGAATCGCACCGGCGGCGCCGGCCTGATCGGCACCAATGCGGTGCTGCAGGCGGCACCCGACGGCTTCACGCTGCTCGCCTCCGCCTTCAACACCGCCGTCATGCCGCTGGTGTTGCGCGGCGCGACCTTCGACCCGCAGCGCGACCTGGAGGTGATGGCCCGCACCGCGGCGGCGCCGCTCGTCATGGTGATGAGTGGCCAGCGCCCGCAGCGCACGCTGGCCGAGGTGATCGAGGCGGCGAAGGCGCGGCCGCGCGATTGGAACTTCGCACTCTCCTCCCTCGGCTCGGCGGGGCATCTTGCGACGATCGAGTTCCTGCGCCGCAGCGGCGTGCAGATCGACATGGTGACGTATCGCGGAACGCAGCCCGCGCTGACCGACCTGATGGGCGGCAATGCGCAGTTGCTGATCGACCCGAGCTTCGCCCTGCTGCCGGCAACGGGCGATGGCCGGGTCCGCGCGCTCGGCATCGCGACGGCCGCGCGTTCGGGCCTGGCGCCGAGCGTGCCAACCATGGCGGAAGCGGGCCTGCCCGGCTTCGAGTTCCAGTCCTGGTACGGCGTCTGGGCACCAAAGGGCACGTCGGCCGACATCAACGAGCGGGTCAATGCACTGATGCAGGAGACGATGCGCGAACCCGGCATCGTCGATCGGCTCAAGAGCCAGATCCTGGAACCCGTGACGGAGAGCATCGAGCAGACGCGAAGCTTCATCGCCGCCGAGATCAATCGCGCCACCGAATTGCTGCGCAGCGTCAACTACCAGCCGGAGTAG
- a CDS encoding sensor histidine kinase produces the protein MSTAEPERPDPDALAEIAAREGRGRLKVFLGAAPGVGKTVEMLTEARRLHEAGSDVLIGLAETHGRAETEAAIGTLARLPLRAIAYRGQVLHEFDLDAALARRPGILLLDELAHTNAPGSRHAKRWQDVEELRDAGIEVWTTMNVQHLDSSAEAVARVTGVRVAETVPDAVLKGADAVELVDIPPAELLERMRAGKIYRPEQAERALRGFFKEGALAALRELALRRTADRVDADVTSWMRRNAVAGPWPVGERVLVLIPGGASGDPVLHQARRLADALHAPLLALHVEQPGQESDPGPGIALAQHLGAETEVTTATDLPAAILAHARARRATHIILGRGEPPWWRRVFGRTLVAALARQAQEFTLHVVPSQAAARATPASRPLPRWTTWLAVPLLVGAATLVCLALDGMVPDAAFGMVYLAAIVAIAAIVGPVHAGVGAALSFLVWNFLFLPPRYTLAIASAQDVLGAAVFGAVAALLAGTTGRLGRNVRSAAVRLAALRRLTALSRRLNAQASMPELQMAVVEEAARIIGGPACLLLPLDEALATTLPDQFSRDTILKAEPVLRAASPADATPDDGAMAAARWALANGRAAGRGTATLPTSAWRFLPLTAPRDGETIVLALLGLRPVEETADPEADRAIEALLDQAAVALERARLADTAANARARGQTEALRTALLTSLGHDLRTPLTVIRGAAETLRTAGTALSDATRADLLSSIEEEATRLARWMSAILDIVRLESGQVVPRREPVDVAQALEEAALRAQQAHPGRTVLRDLPADLPRPGLDPALLDRVLENLMDNAMKYSAPGTALRLLARREGTEIVLAVEDDGPGIPAEDLPRIFDPFFRAARTDSIAAGSGLGLSICRGLVGAMGGRITAESPIAAERGTRVTLRFPA, from the coding sequence ATGAGCACGGCCGAGCCGGAACGCCCCGACCCCGATGCCCTGGCCGAGATCGCGGCCCGGGAAGGGCGCGGCCGGCTCAAGGTCTTCCTGGGCGCAGCACCCGGTGTCGGCAAGACCGTGGAGATGCTGACGGAGGCGCGCCGGCTCCATGAGGCCGGCAGTGACGTGCTGATCGGCCTGGCCGAGACGCATGGGCGCGCCGAGACGGAAGCCGCGATCGGCACGCTGGCGCGGCTGCCGCTGCGCGCCATCGCGTACCGCGGCCAGGTGCTGCACGAATTCGACCTGGACGCGGCGCTGGCAAGGCGGCCCGGCATCCTGCTGCTGGATGAACTCGCCCATACCAACGCGCCCGGCAGCCGCCACGCCAAGCGCTGGCAGGATGTGGAGGAGCTGCGCGACGCCGGCATCGAAGTCTGGACCACGATGAATGTCCAGCACCTGGACAGCAGCGCGGAAGCGGTTGCGCGCGTCACCGGCGTGCGCGTGGCCGAGACGGTGCCGGATGCCGTTCTCAAAGGTGCCGATGCGGTGGAGCTGGTCGATATCCCCCCGGCCGAATTGCTGGAGCGTATGCGCGCCGGGAAGATCTACCGTCCGGAGCAGGCCGAGCGCGCCCTGCGCGGCTTCTTCAAGGAGGGCGCGCTCGCCGCCTTGCGCGAACTTGCGCTGCGCCGCACGGCGGACCGCGTGGATGCCGACGTCACCTCCTGGATGCGTCGCAACGCGGTGGCCGGACCCTGGCCGGTCGGCGAGCGGGTGCTGGTGCTGATTCCCGGCGGCGCCAGCGGCGACCCGGTGCTGCATCAGGCCCGCCGCCTGGCCGATGCGCTCCACGCGCCCTTGCTGGCGCTGCATGTCGAGCAGCCGGGCCAGGAATCCGACCCTGGCCCCGGCATCGCGCTCGCCCAGCACTTGGGCGCGGAGACCGAGGTGACCACCGCCACGGACCTTCCGGCGGCGATCCTTGCCCATGCGCGCGCCCGGCGTGCCACGCACATCATCCTCGGCCGGGGCGAGCCACCCTGGTGGCGACGGGTGTTCGGGCGGACGCTCGTGGCTGCGCTGGCCCGGCAGGCGCAGGAATTCACCCTGCATGTGGTGCCGAGCCAGGCGGCCGCGCGTGCCACGCCGGCGTCCCGTCCGCTGCCGCGATGGACGACGTGGCTTGCGGTCCCGCTCCTGGTCGGTGCGGCGACGCTGGTCTGCCTGGCGCTGGATGGGATGGTGCCGGATGCCGCCTTCGGGATGGTCTACCTGGCCGCCATCGTGGCCATCGCCGCTATCGTCGGGCCCGTGCATGCCGGGGTCGGCGCAGCGCTGTCCTTTCTGGTCTGGAACTTTCTGTTTCTGCCGCCCCGCTATACGCTCGCCATCGCGTCGGCCCAGGACGTGCTGGGCGCTGCGGTGTTCGGCGCCGTCGCCGCGCTGCTGGCCGGCACCACCGGCCGGCTTGGACGGAATGTTCGATCCGCAGCGGTGCGGCTGGCGGCGCTGCGGCGGCTCACCGCACTGTCGCGCCGGCTGAATGCCCAGGCCTCGATGCCGGAATTGCAGATGGCCGTGGTCGAGGAGGCCGCGCGGATCATCGGTGGCCCGGCCTGCCTTCTGCTGCCGCTTGACGAAGCCCTGGCAACGACGCTGCCGGATCAGTTCAGCCGGGATACCATCCTCAAGGCCGAACCGGTGCTGCGTGCGGCGAGCCCGGCGGACGCCACGCCCGATGACGGCGCCATGGCCGCTGCGCGCTGGGCGCTGGCCAACGGCCGCGCCGCCGGACGAGGCACCGCGACGCTGCCGACCAGCGCCTGGCGTTTCCTGCCGCTTACGGCGCCGCGCGATGGCGAGACGATCGTGCTCGCGCTGCTCGGTCTGCGGCCGGTCGAGGAGACCGCCGACCCCGAGGCGGATCGCGCCATCGAGGCGCTGCTGGACCAGGCGGCCGTGGCGCTGGAACGCGCGCGCCTGGCTGATACGGCGGCCAATGCGCGCGCGCGCGGCCAGACGGAAGCGCTGCGCACGGCGCTGCTGACAAGCCTCGGCCATGATCTGCGCACGCCGCTCACCGTCATCCGCGGCGCGGCCGAGACGCTGCGCACCGCCGGCACGGCGCTGTCGGACGCAACCCGCGCCGACCTGCTCAGCAGCATCGAGGAGGAAGCGACGCGCCTCGCCCGCTGGATGTCCGCCATCCTGGACATCGTGCGTCTGGAGAGCGGCCAGGTCGTGCCGCGGCGCGAGCCGGTCGATGTGGCCCAGGCGCTGGAGGAGGCGGCGCTGCGCGCGCAGCAGGCGCATCCGGGCAGGACAGTGCTGCGCGACCTGCCGGCGGATCTGCCACGTCCAGGACTCGACCCGGCGCTGCTGGATCGCGTTCTGGAGAATCTGATGGACAATGCGATGAAGTATTCTGCTCCAGGCACTGCCCTGCGCCTGCTGGCTCGTCGGGAAGGAACGGAGATCGTGCTGGCTGTCGAGGATGATGGTCCCGGTATTCCCGCCGAGGATCTGCCACGAATCTTCGATCCGTTCTTCCGCGCGGCGCGCACCGACAGCATCGCCGCCGGCTCCGGGCTCGGCCTGTCCATCTGCCGCGGTCTGGTCGGAGCGATGGGCGGACGCATCACGGCGGAGAGCCCGATCGCGGCAGAGCGAGGGACACGCGTCACGCTGCGCTTCCCCGCATGA
- the kdpC gene encoding potassium-transporting ATPase subunit KdpC, whose amino-acid sequence MLRPLVSLLLGFTLLLGVVVPLGVTAIAGLALPERAGGSLVRREGQVIGSALIGQHFEEPRWFQGRPSATSAAPYDAASSAASQLGPTSAALLATVTERIAGARDVPADAATASGSGLDPHISPENARAQVARVAAARSLPPQRVAALVDQHVEGREFGLLGDPRVNVLRLNLALEAMR is encoded by the coding sequence ATGCTGCGCCCGCTTGTCTCTCTCCTGCTCGGCTTCACGCTGTTGCTGGGCGTCGTCGTGCCGCTCGGCGTCACCGCCATCGCCGGACTTGCCCTGCCCGAGCGCGCCGGCGGCAGCCTGGTCCGGCGCGAGGGCCAGGTGATCGGCTCCGCCCTCATCGGTCAGCACTTCGAGGAACCACGCTGGTTCCAGGGCCGGCCTTCCGCGACCTCCGCCGCACCTTATGACGCCGCCTCCTCGGCTGCATCGCAGTTGGGGCCGACCAGCGCGGCGCTGCTCGCGACCGTCACCGAGCGTATCGCCGGCGCGCGGGATGTGCCCGCCGATGCCGCGACCGCCAGCGGCTCCGGCCTCGATCCGCATATCAGCCCGGAGAATGCGCGGGCGCAGGTCGCGCGCGTGGCGGCGGCGCGCAGCCTGCCGCCGCAGCGGGTGGCCGCACTCGTGGACCAGCACGTCGAAGGCCGTGAGTTCGGCCTTCTGGGAGATCCGCGCGTGAATGTCCTGCGGCTCAATCTGGCGCTGGAGGCGATGCGTTGA
- the kdpB gene encoding potassium-transporting ATPase subunit KdpB, with amino-acid sequence MQTSIALFDGAILRRAALDAVLKLDPRHLIRNPVIFVTEVVAILVTLLAVRDAVQGGPFGFQLSVAAWLWLTVVFATFAEAVAEGRGKARAASLRAARGDTMARWVPNPDDPAITAPRPAAELRRGDHVLVEAGEIIPSDGEIVRGIASVNESAVTGESAPVIREAGGDRSAVTGGTLVVSDRIMVRITAEAGGTFLDRMIAMVEGASRQKTPNEIALDILLAGMTIIFLIAVVTLVAFASYSGAAPSVVVLAALLVTLIPTTIGGLLSAIGIAGMDRLVRFNVLATSGRAVEAAGDVDVLLLDKTGTITFGNRQAAAFIAAPGVSEAEIAEAAVLASLADETPEGRSILAFAREHHGIVATMPEGAKAVPFTAQTRISGMDLPSGAYRKGAVDSLAATLRSEIPPQLAAGIDRIARSGATPLAVARDGRILGAIELKDIVKPGIRERFAELRRMGIRTVMVTGDNRLTAAAIAAEAGVDDFLAEAKPQQKLDYIRAQQSEGRLVAMAGDGTNDAPALAQADVGLAMQTGTQAAREAGNMVDLDSDPTKLIEVVDIGKQLLITRGALTTFSIANDVAKYFAILPAIFVVQYPGLAALNVMGLTSPQSAILSAVIFNALIIVALVPLALRGVAYTPVGAAALLRRNLLIYGLGGLVAPFIGIKIIDVFLTLIGVA; translated from the coding sequence ATGCAAACCTCCATCGCGCTGTTCGACGGCGCCATTCTTCGCCGCGCGGCGCTCGACGCTGTGCTGAAGCTCGACCCGCGGCACCTCATCCGCAATCCGGTGATCTTCGTGACCGAGGTCGTGGCCATCCTGGTCACGCTGCTCGCGGTGCGGGACGCGGTGCAAGGCGGCCCCTTCGGCTTTCAGCTGAGCGTCGCCGCCTGGCTGTGGCTCACCGTGGTCTTCGCGACCTTCGCCGAGGCGGTGGCCGAGGGCCGCGGCAAGGCACGCGCCGCCTCGCTTCGCGCTGCGCGGGGGGACACCATGGCGCGTTGGGTGCCCAACCCCGATGACCCCGCCATCACCGCACCGCGCCCCGCCGCCGAACTCCGCCGAGGTGATCATGTGCTGGTCGAGGCGGGGGAGATCATCCCGTCCGATGGCGAGATCGTGCGGGGCATCGCCAGCGTGAACGAGAGCGCGGTCACCGGCGAGAGCGCGCCGGTGATCCGCGAAGCGGGGGGCGATCGGAGCGCCGTCACGGGCGGCACGCTGGTGGTCAGTGACCGCATCATGGTGCGCATCACCGCCGAGGCGGGCGGCACTTTCCTCGACCGCATGATCGCGATGGTGGAAGGCGCATCGCGCCAGAAGACGCCGAACGAGATCGCGCTCGACATCCTGCTGGCCGGCATGACGATCATCTTCCTCATCGCCGTGGTCACGCTCGTGGCCTTCGCGAGCTACAGCGGCGCCGCGCCCTCGGTCGTGGTGCTCGCCGCGCTGCTCGTGACGCTCATTCCCACCACGATCGGCGGGCTGCTCTCGGCGATCGGCATCGCGGGGATGGACCGGCTGGTTCGCTTCAACGTGCTCGCCACCTCCGGCCGCGCGGTGGAGGCGGCGGGCGATGTCGACGTCCTGCTGCTGGACAAGACCGGCACCATCACCTTCGGTAACCGCCAGGCCGCCGCCTTCATCGCCGCACCCGGCGTGAGCGAGGCCGAGATCGCCGAGGCGGCAGTGCTGGCCAGCCTCGCGGACGAGACGCCGGAGGGCCGCAGCATCCTGGCCTTCGCGCGCGAACACCACGGCATCGTCGCCACTATGCCGGAGGGTGCGAAAGCCGTGCCCTTCACGGCGCAGACGCGCATCTCCGGCATGGACCTGCCGAGCGGCGCCTATCGCAAGGGCGCGGTGGACAGCCTGGCCGCGACGCTGCGGAGCGAGATCCCGCCCCAACTGGCCGCCGGGATCGACCGCATCGCGCGCAGCGGCGCCACGCCGCTGGCCGTGGCACGGGATGGCCGGATCCTCGGCGCGATCGAACTGAAGGACATCGTCAAGCCCGGCATCCGCGAGCGCTTCGCCGAATTGCGCCGCATGGGCATCCGCACCGTGATGGTCACCGGCGACAACCGCCTCACGGCGGCCGCGATCGCCGCCGAGGCCGGCGTGGACGACTTCCTCGCGGAGGCCAAGCCGCAGCAGAAGCTCGACTACATCCGCGCGCAGCAGTCCGAAGGACGCCTCGTCGCCATGGCGGGCGACGGCACCAACGACGCGCCGGCCCTTGCGCAGGCCGATGTCGGCCTCGCCATGCAGACCGGCACCCAGGCGGCGCGCGAAGCCGGCAACATGGTGGACCTCGACAGCGACCCCACCAAGCTCATCGAGGTGGTGGACATCGGCAAGCAGCTGCTCATCACCCGCGGCGCGCTGACCACATTCTCGATCGCCAACGATGTGGCGAAGTATTTCGCCATCCTGCCGGCGATCTTCGTCGTGCAGTATCCGGGCCTCGCCGCGCTGAACGTCATGGGGCTGACCAGCCCGCAGAGCGCCATCCTCTCGGCGGTGATCTTCAACGCGCTGATCATCGTGGCGCTGGTGCCTCTGGCACTGCGTGGCGTTGCCTACACGCCGGTGGGCGCGGCCGCGCTGCTGCGCCGCAACCTGTTGATCTACGGGCTGGGAGGCCTGGTCGCACCCTTCATCGGCATCAAGATCATCGACGTCTTCCTCACCCTGATCGGAGTAGCCTGA
- the kdpF gene encoding K(+)-transporting ATPase subunit F produces MSLELWLGGGVACGLFAYLLWALLRPESL; encoded by the coding sequence ATGAGCCTCGAACTCTGGCTTGGCGGCGGCGTCGCGTGCGGCCTGTTCGCCTATCTCCTGTGGGCACTCCTGCGGCCCGAAAGCCTCTGA
- a CDS encoding response regulator, which yields MTAAPLPILVIDDEPQIHRFLGPALEAAGYAPLRAETAREGLRLAASRGPACVLLDLGLPDMDGKEVLARLRAFSSVPVIIISARDREAEKVAALDAGADDYVEKPFGLAELLARLRAATRRAVLTEAPSPVVITGALAIDLERRLARVSGVELSLTPREWDLLAALARDLGKVVTQRRLLTEVWGPAHVQDSQYLRVYVGQLRAKLGDAARLLRTEPGVGYRLLDAG from the coding sequence ATGACGGCTGCACCATTGCCGATCCTGGTGATCGATGACGAGCCGCAGATCCACCGCTTCCTTGGCCCGGCGCTTGAGGCCGCGGGCTATGCCCCCTTGCGGGCGGAGACGGCGCGCGAGGGGTTGCGCCTCGCGGCATCGCGCGGGCCGGCCTGCGTGCTGCTCGACCTCGGTCTGCCGGACATGGACGGGAAGGAGGTGCTCGCCCGGCTGCGCGCCTTCAGCAGCGTGCCCGTGATCATCATCAGCGCGCGCGATCGCGAGGCGGAGAAGGTCGCAGCGTTGGATGCCGGTGCCGATGACTATGTGGAAAAGCCGTTCGGCCTGGCGGAACTGCTCGCGCGATTGCGCGCTGCGACGCGCCGTGCGGTGCTGACCGAAGCGCCTTCGCCCGTCGTGATCACCGGCGCGCTCGCCATTGATCTGGAACGGCGGCTGGCGCGGGTGTCCGGGGTCGAGCTCTCGCTCACCCCGCGCGAATGGGACCTGCTGGCGGCGCTTGCTCGTGACCTGGGAAAAGTGGTCACGCAACGGCGGCTGCTGACCGAGGTCTGGGGGCCGGCGCATGTGCAGGACAGCCAGTATCTGCGGGTCTATGTCGGGCAGCTGCGGGCCAAGCTCGGCGATGCAGCGCGGCTGCTGCGGACGGAACCGGGGGTTGGATACCGGCTATTGGATGCCGGGTGA
- a CDS encoding dihydrodipicolinate synthase family protein produces the protein MTALHPRGVFCAALTPVTAQGTPDAALFVTHCRRLLAEGCDGVAMLGTTGEANSFSSDERRALLDAVIASGIAPDRLLPGTGVAALAETVALTRHALSLGVTTVVMLPPFYYKGVTEDGLFAAYTEVVQRIGDPRLRIVLYHIPQMSAVPIPFPVIERLRTTHPGVFTGIKDSAGDLTHMEALVAAFPGLAVLAGADPLMLPLLRKGGAGCITATSNLVAADLAFVFRHFADPARAAEVDAAQARIVAMRNRASRFAQMASLKALLAQRTGEDGWHRLRPPLLPLSEAERRALLDG, from the coding sequence ATGACCGCGCTGCACCCGCGCGGCGTGTTTTGCGCCGCACTGACCCCGGTGACCGCGCAGGGCACGCCCGACGCCGCGCTGTTCGTCACGCATTGCCGCCGCCTGCTGGCCGAGGGCTGCGATGGCGTAGCGATGCTCGGCACGACGGGCGAGGCGAATTCCTTCTCCTCCGACGAACGCCGCGCACTTCTGGACGCTGTGATCGCTTCCGGCATTGCGCCTGACCGGCTGCTGCCCGGCACCGGGGTGGCCGCGCTGGCCGAGACGGTGGCGCTGACGCGCCATGCGCTGTCGCTGGGTGTGACGACCGTCGTAATGTTGCCGCCCTTCTACTACAAAGGCGTCACCGAGGACGGGCTGTTCGCCGCCTATACCGAGGTGGTGCAGCGCATCGGCGATCCGCGCCTGCGGATCGTGCTCTACCACATCCCGCAGATGTCGGCGGTACCGATCCCCTTCCCGGTGATCGAGCGCCTGCGCACCACGCATCCAGGCGTGTTCACGGGCATCAAGGACTCCGCTGGCGACCTCACGCACATGGAAGCGCTGGTGGCGGCCTTTCCGGGCCTGGCGGTGCTGGCCGGCGCCGATCCGCTGATGCTGCCGCTGCTGCGCAAGGGCGGCGCGGGCTGCATCACCGCGACATCGAACCTGGTCGCGGCCGACCTCGCCTTTGTCTTCCGCCACTTCGCCGATCCCGCGCGCGCGGCCGAGGTGGACGCCGCGCAGGCGCGCATCGTCGCCATGCGCAACCGCGCGTCGCGCTTCGCGCAGATGGCATCCTTGAAGGCGCTGCTCGCGCAGCGCACCGGAGAGGATGGCTGGCATCGCCTTCGCCCGCCCCTGCTGCCGCTCAGCGAGGCGGAGCGCAGAGCGCTGCTGGACGGCTGA